The nucleotide window ATTTATGATTATACTATAAGTCATAACTGTAATCATTGGAAAAACTGAAGCAAAAGCAATAAGACCAAATCCATCCATTAAAACATTTCTTCCTTCTATATTTGAAGCTAAAAATATTCCAAAAGCAGTTACAATGGGAACAGTAATTTCAGAAGTTGTAACTCCTCCTAAATCAAAAGCAAAAGCAACTATTTGTTTTGGTGCAAATATAGTTAAAATTACAACTATACTATAAAGAATAGTTATCAATAACCAAATATTATATCCATTTACTATTTTATAAGCTCCAAATAAAATACCACTTCCGACTCCTATGGCAACTAATAATCTGATAATTGTTACATTCAATCGAATACTTGACATTTTATCAGCTTGTTTTATAACTGCAATCAAAGCTGGTTCTGCCATTGTTGTTCCAAATCCAATTAGAAATGCGAACAAATATATAAAAAATACATTATTCATTTGTACTAGATTATTTGCTATTGATTCACCAATAGGGAAAAGTCCTAGTTTTATTCCAACGATAAAACCATATAAACCAATAATTAAAAAAATAAAACCAAATATCACACCTGAAAGATTTGCTAAAGGCTTTTTAATAACTAAATATTGAAATATTAAAATCGTAGCAATTATTGGAACCAAATTTAGAAAAGTTTTAAATAAATCTATAACTATTCCAAATAGAGTAAAACCCTTGTCATAGTGTGCTTCATCTTCAACATTTGATATAAATTCTATAGTTTCACTTCCAAAATCGCTTCCTAAAGCAAATATTCCATAAAGTTGAATACTAATCATAGGAGTAATAGCTGCAAGTGCAACAAAACCAAAACCATCTTTTAAAACACTTCTTCCTTGTAAAGCAGAAGCAATACCAACACCTAAAGCGACGATTAAAGGAACTGTTGCTACATTTGTAGCAACTCCACCAGAATCATAAGCTAAGCCTATGATTGCAGTTGGTGTAAAATAAGTCACTATTAAAACTATTAAATATCCAATTATTATAATAACTGCTATATTCCAACCTATAATTGTTCTTATTATTCCAAAAGCAGTAATTAATCCTACACTTATAGCAATTATTATTCTTAAAGTTAAAGGATTTAAGGCTCCTTGAGTAATCTCTCCTGCTTGAGAAGCTACAGCAATAATTGCAGGTTCTGCAATAGATGCACTAAAACCTAAAGAAAATCCAAAAAGTGCAAATAATAGTATAGATTTTCTTTCTAAAAATTCACTAGATAAATTATTGCCTAAAGGGAAAATTCCTATTTCTAGCCCCATTAAAAAAAATGTAACTCCGACTATTACAATTATAAAACCTATACAAATTGAAATTACATCTTGTGGTAAACTTTGAAAAACAAAAAGTTGAAATCCTATGATTATTAATAAAATTGGAATTAAATTTACAGCTGATTCTACTAAAGTATATCTAAACTGTTTTATTAACTCATGCACATTTTACTCCACCCAAGTCATCAAATAGTTAGTTAAATCTGTAATTGACAAAACACCTTCAAGTTCATTATTATCTGTAACAACAACTCTTTTAATATTATGTTCTATCATTATTTTAGCAGCATATTTAACATCAATTTTTGAAGATACACTAAATGCAGGCTTTTTATATAAATCATAAACATTTAATAAATCAATATCACCATCTTCAGCTACAATTGCTTTTAAAATTTGTGTATTTGTGATAATTCCATAAGCATCAGATGGAGAATTTTTTTCAACAACCAATACTTTTAAATTTTTTTCTTTCATAAGTTGTAATGCTTCTTTTAAAGTTGCATAAGGCTTAATAGTCGTAACATCTTTTTTCATCAAATTTTCAACTAACATACTTTTCCCTTATAAATCATCTTCATTTTTTATTGTATCTTCAAATTTTTTTAAAACTTCTCTATCTAAACCAATGATATGAGATATTGGCATTGTAAAAGCAACACAATTTGTACCTTTGTTCAAAATCTCATTATTTATTGCTTTAAGCACCTTTTTTGATAATCTTTCTTCAAGTACATAAAGAATAACTGTTTGATTTCCATCAAAAGTTAAGGAAAAAAAACTCTTTTTATTCCCCGAACTACTTCCTCTTGCTTGTACAATAGTTGCTCCATCAGCACCATATTCTTTAGCTACTAATTTAATTTTATCTTCATGTTCAGAAGATGCTATAACAACTAATGTAACAAATTTCATACTATATCATCCTCTAATATTTTATAAATAATTACATCTTTTGTTGAGTGTTCTAATAAATCAAATGAAAAAATACTCAAACTACTTCCAACAGACAAACTTAATAAATCAATTGTTTTATATTCAATTGACTCATCAACCATTGTTTTTATATCTATAAATTTTTTTGCTTTTGTAAATAGTTTTATATCTTTTGGAATATCTAAATTATTTATAAATTTATTCAAATCATGTTCTGCTTCTGTTGCATAAAAATCCACAAAGTCATGAATTTCATCTTCATCAAAACCATATAATTTAACTCTATCTTCAAAAAATGTTTTATAATAATGCTCTATATGAAAATTTGCTTCAGGAAATAAATTCACTAAATACTCTATATTTTTTTTTGAAGATTTAGATAAATCTGTTGGGATTAATATATTTTTATACTCTGGTTTTTCTTCTGTTTTTACCACAAGAACTGGAATATCAAGCTTTCTTATTATTGAACTTAGATTTGAACCATTAAAAATATCTTCAAAAAAAGTTCTTTCTCTTTTAAATCCAGCAATTACAGTTGAGATATTATGTATTTTTATATGTTTTTTTACAATCTCTATAAAATCTCCACACTCACAATAAACATCTGCTTTATCTTTATAAATATCTTTTAATATAGATTTACTTTTTTCCAAAGAACCTTCTGTTTTTTCTTTAAAGAATTTCAAAAATGATTCATCTTCTACGTGAAGTACATTTAACTCTTTGTTATATTTATCTGCTAAAAATATTGCTTTTTTTGCAACAATTTCAGTAAATTCTCTTAGATCACTTAAAACTAAAACTTTGTCTTTTTTCATAATGTACTCCTTTTTTACAATTGATAATTGTTATTATTTTGATTGTACTTACTCTATACTTAATATCATTTGAAAATTTTAATTATTTAATTATTTTATTGCATTTTGTAATAAAATCAATTCAAAATAAAATAGTTCACTATAATTTGATTAATTTCTAATAATAAAGGGAAAATATGAATATTTGTGGTATAGAATTAAAATCTAATAATCTTATTTTAGTAATTCTAAATGATAAAAAATATCAAGATAATAAAATAAAAAAAATTATATTTGAAGATGATGAGAAACAAGAAAATATCAGAAAATTTTGTAATGAATTTTTAGATTTTTTACAAAAAAATCAAATTGAAAAAATTTACATAAAAAAAAGAGCAAAAAAAGGAAGTTTTTCAGGTGGAGCAGTAACCTTTAAAATGGAAGGACTAATACAATTAAATCCTATTTGTTCTGTTGATTTAATCTCAACTCAAACTATAAGTTCTTTTGAAAAGAAAAATCAAATAGTATTTCCAAAAGAGTTAAAAAAATATCAAGAACAAGCTTTTTTAACTGCACTTTGTATTAGCAACTAATAATTGCTAATACGACAAAAATATCTTTATTTTTCTAAAATACAAAAGCAATCTCTTTTATACTAATATTATAAATATTCACTTTCACTCCGTCACTATCAACAACACTATAAGAAATAATCAAATCATTTGGATTTTCAATTGTTTCATTTTCTTCAACAAATTTTACATATTTATCATAATCAATTATGCTATAAATAAATTTTGCTTTTTCAATAAATTTTTCATTGTTTATATATTTTTCATAAATTTCTTGATAAGTATCTTTATCATATTTATTATGAAAATTGTTTTTATACATCAGTTCACAATAAGCAGTTTTTTTGAAATCTTTCGAAGAATACAAAAGATAATCACCAGCAATTATTGGTTCTAAATCTTCATGAATTTCAAAAAGATTATATTTTTTATATCCATTTTCATCTGATATTAAAGAAGTGGTTTTAATCATAACAAGCTTTCCTATTTTTATTTTTATTCTATCATACTCTAAATTTATATTTACTATTTATCTTTTTATGTATAACATATAAGATATAATTATTTATATACTATGTATAAATATTTTTTGATTTATTTTATATTTATTTAAAATATTTTTTATTGATTTTTTTGAAAAAATTATTTTTTCTACAAAAGCCTATCTTATAGCATATTTAAATATTTTTATTACATTTTATATCTATCTTATAGAATATTAAATATTTATATTATGTATAATTTATATGTTTTATATAAAGAAGATTTTTCTTGATATTTATACTTTATTCAAATTGATGGTAAATTTGACCAATACTGATACCGCCATCATTTGATGGGATATCAATATTAAAGTAAAATTCCCTACCCTCTTTTTCAAATTCATCAAGTAAAATTTCAAGTAAAAGTTTATTTTGAAAAACTCCTCCACTTAAAACAACTGGAAAATTTTTATAAATATTTGAGATTTCTAAAATAAGATTTACAAGAGTATTTATAAATTTTGTACAGATAAGCTTTTTATCTTTTTCATTTATAATTTCTTTGATCATAGGTCTTAAATCAATTTCTTCTTCAAAAATTTCATAAGTGTATGAAGAAATAATTGATTTATCATAATTTTGCTCTATTTGTAATCCAGTTTCACCCTCATAAGTTTGAACTTGTAGAATATCTGCAAATGATGAAATAGCATCAAATAAACGACCTATAGAACTACATAAAGGGCTATTTAAACCTTTTTGCCACATTGTATAAAACATTTTTATCTCTGTATCTTTAAATGCTTTTACTGTTGGAATATCCATAGCAAAAACTTCATCTAAAGAAAAAGTATCAAACAACAGACTTAAAGCCACTCTTTTGGGTTCTTTTACAGCAATTTCACCACCAATTAGCCTAAAATATTTGATATGTTTTACTCTTTTAAACTCTTTTCTAGAACTAAGTAATACCTCTCCACCCCAAATATTTCCATCATCTCCATAGCCAGTACCATCAAAAGCAAATCCTAAAACTTCTTTTTCGATATTTTCTTGTGCCATAACAGATAATATATGTGCATAGTGATGCTGAACTTGTACAAGCTTAATATTTGGATTTTTTTCTTTTATTTTCATTGCAAATTTTGTAGATTCATAATTTGGATGTTTATCACAGATTATAACATCTGGTTCAAAATCATAAAATCTTTTAAATGTATTTATAGTTCTTTCAAAATATTCAGATGATTCAATAGAATTTAAATCTCCAATATGAGGTGATAAAATTAAATTATTTTTAAAAGCAATCGAGATAGTTGATTTTTGATTTGCACCAAGAGATAAAATCTTTTTTTGAAGTTCTTTTTTCAATTTTATAGAAGTTGGAGCATAACCTCTAGCATTTCTCAGTTTGATATTATATTTTCTAACATTTTGTATAATAGAATCATCACAAGTGTTTATAATTTCTCTATTATAATCTAATACAAAATCTATTACATCTTCTAGTTTGTCTGTTATCTCTTCTTTTGTTCTTATTATTGGTTCATCTTTAAGATTTGCACTTGTTGCAACAAGTGGTTTATTTATATATCTAAATAATAAATAATGCAATGGTGTATAAGCGATAAAACATCCTAATTTATTAACATTCGGAGCAACGAATTTTGAAATAATAGTATTTTCTTTTTTATTAACAAGAACTATTGGTCTCTCTTTTGAAGTTAATATTTGTTCTTCAATGATATTTATTTTTGTATATCTTTTAATAGTATTTATATTATTAAACATAAGAGCATATGGTTTCATTGGTCTATTCTTAACTACTCTTAATTTATTAACAATATTATCATTTGTTGCATCACACATCAAATGAAAACCACCTAATCCTTTGATTGCAATTATATATCCTTTATCTAATAATTCTGCTGTTTTTTTAATAGCTTCTATATTGTTAGATATTACAATATTATTTTTATTATACAAAGTTACATTTGGGCCACAAACTTCACAAGAAACAGGTTGTGCGTGGTATCTTCTATTTGCTGGATTTTCATACTCTTCTTGACAATTTTGACATAATTTAAACTCTTTCATAGAGGTATTACATCTATCATAAGGAATTGTTTCTATTATAGAATATCTTGGACCACAATTTGTACAATTTGTTAAACTATAATTGTATCTAAGATTATTAATATCATTTATATCTTTGATACATTCCTCACAAATTGATATATCAGGAGAGATAATTGTAGTTTTATTTTTTGATGTTGAACTATCTATTATTTCAAAGCTTTTATATTCTTGTTTTTTAGTTATTTTTCTTATTCTTATAGAATCAATTTTTGCCAAGATAGGAGAATTTGATTTTAATTCTAATATAAAATTTTCAATACTCTCTTCTTGTGCATATAATAAAATATTTACACCTTTTTCATCATTATTAACCCAACCTTTTATATCATGTTTAATTGCTAAATTATATACAAAAGGACGAAACCCTACTCCTTGAACAATGCCTTTTACTTTTATAAAAAAAGTTACCATTAAATCCTCAATTTTTAATATTTTTGATTATAAAAAATTATAGCTTTATAACATATTGTGATAATTTTGTTTTTATATGAATCTGTGTAAAATCCACTTTTTATAAGTAAAATAAAGAAATAAATTTTTATGTTTACAAGTGCTATAAAAGAAGAACTTTTCCTAAAACTAACATATCATATAAAAAAAGCTTATGAAGAGAGTTATTATATTCTTTAAGATTCAAAGATTGATACTTTACAATCTTTATTAAATTTTTTGACACTTGAATATAATATTGTATGTTTGCATTCAAGTTTTAAAGCTTTTTATTTTATTAAACATTGTTCAAGTAAGAAATGGTTTTGAACCTAATGAAATTTTGAGGTTTCAATACATTATATGTTTAAGTTCAAGAGGCATTAATAGCTGCATCACTAAGAGGTAAATCCTGTTTCAATACATTATATGTTTAAGTTCAAGTATCTACTTTATCTCTTCGTTTTTTTTCTTCTTCCGTTTCAATACATTATATGTTTAAGTTCAAGGATTTCTAGCATCAACAATAATATTTATTATTTGTGTTTCAATACATTATATGTTTAAGTTCAAGTAAATACAGCAACAACTACCACTGTAAAAGATACTAGTTTCAATACATTATATGTTTAAGTTCAAGAATTAGAGGATGAATTAAAAACTTTAACTGATACGTTTCAATACATTATATGTTTAAGTTCAAGGAGAGCTCTTAGCCGAAAGAGAACAGCCTGAGATGGTTTCAATACATTATATGTTTAAGTTCAAGATTAGGAGGAGCGTCAGGAACACAAGTTTCACCATTGTTTCAATACATTATATGTTTAAGTTCAAGATTATCCCTGCTACTTTTGCAGAAGGACTAAGAAAGTTTCAATACATTATATGTTTAAGTTCAAAGCAACTAATTCACCTAAACCAGAAGCTTCAGATTAGTTTCAATACATTATATGTTTAAGTTCAAATAATCCATCTGGCAAACTAAATTATAATGGTCAAGTTTCAATACATTATATGTTTAAGTTCAAAAATTTTCCATAACGACATCTCTTCTGAGTATTATTTGTTTCAATACATTATATGTTTAAGTTCAAAACAACTCAAAAGGGATTTGCTGTAACTATAAAAAAGTTTCAATACATTATATGTTTAAGTTCAAATTTAAACAATTTCCAAAAGTATCATCAATACATCCGTTTCAATACATTATATGTTTAAGTTCAAATAACTCCCCTTGAATATATCGGGCATATGTTTGATAGTTTCAATACATTATATGTTTAAGTTCAAGTTAAGACAAATTGGAGCAGCTCTACAAATTCCTTAGTTTCAATACATTATATGTTTAAGTTCAAGTCTTAATCTATTTACATCCTCATACCAAGATTGATGTTTCAATACATTATATGTTTAAGTTCAAGCCAAAACGAAAGAATAGCTATTGCAAAAATGGGAAAGTTTCAATACATTATATGTTTAAGTTCAAGCTTTAGTTTTAGATTATGTAAATGAAATAGTTTAGTTTCAATACATTATATGTTTAAGTTCAAGTTGAAAGATATTGCAACTTCATTTATAAATAGCTTGTTTCAATACATTATATGTTTAAGTTCAAGAATTTCATATCGTCAAATTCAGCCGTGTTATAGCGGTTTCAATACATTATATGTTTAAGTTCAAGGAAAATGAAGGTGAAAGATATGACTGGTGGGCTGAGTTTCAATACATTATATGTTTAAGTTCAAGACATTTACCAAAATTTAATAAAACTCCTATTTTTATGTTTCAATACATTATATGTTTAAGTTCAAGTTAATTCCTTCAACTTTTAAAAAGTCATTTATTTCGTTTCAATACATTATATGTTTAAGTTCAAGTTATTACTAGTTGGATAAAGTGCTTTTTCTACGCCTGTTTCAATACATTATATGTTTAAGTTCAAGTAGTGGTACAATATAAGGCAAATTATTAGATAGCGGTTTCAATACATTATATGTTTAAGTTCAAGTTTTGTTTATTTAATTGTTTAAATTGTTCATTAATGTTTCAATACATTATATGTTTAAGTTCAAGAAAACCCAGCTAATTATGTAATTATCCCAAAGTTGTTTCAATACATTATATGTTTAAGTTCAAGTTTTTTTATCAATCTTCTAAATTCAATATTTCTGCGTTTCAATACATTATATGTTTAAGTTCAAGTTTAGAGATTTACTAGATGGTATTGATTTAACAACGTTTCAATACATTATATGTTTAAGTTCAAGTAACTCTGGTTTTGTTTTTTTCCATTTGAAATAAGTGTTTCAATACATTATATGTTTAAGTTCAAGTAATGCGTCCGAACTATCAATTTTTATTTTTAATGAGTTTCAATACATTATATGTTTAAGTTCAAGAAAAAATGCTTATTGGTTTTACATTTGTTCATATGTTTCAATACATTATATGTTTAAGTTCAAGAAGCGTAAACAATAGCGCAAAATTTAAAGTTGATTTGTTTCAATACATTATATGTTTAAGTTCAAGGACTTGCCGTTAAGCGAACTTAGTGAAGTTATTAAGTTTCAATACATTATATGTTTAAGTTCAAGAATTTTTCATTTTCTTTTATGTTATTAGATACGCTGTTTCAATACATTATATGTTTAAGTTCAAGCAGCTCTTAATTCAGCGTTTAATTTTCCTTGTGATGTTTCAATACATTATATGTTTAAGTTCAAGAATTTAAATCAATAAATGTTATCGAATCTGAAGAGTTTCAATACATTATATGTTTAAGTTCAAGTATGCTCAATCACATCTAGTCTTTGATTTACTTCTGTTTCAATACATTATATGTTTAAGTTCAAGATACTTCAACTTTAAAAAACATAAAGACTCGTTAGTTTCAATACATTATATG belongs to Arcobacter defluvii and includes:
- a CDS encoding P-II family nitrogen regulator, whose amino-acid sequence is MKFVTLVVIASSEHEDKIKLVAKEYGADGATIVQARGSSSGNKKSFFSLTFDGNQTVILYVLEERLSKKVLKAINNEILNKGTNCVAFTMPISHIIGLDREVLKKFEDTIKNEDDL
- the hypF gene encoding carbamoyltransferase HypF, whose protein sequence is MVTFFIKVKGIVQGVGFRPFVYNLAIKHDIKGWVNNDEKGVNILLYAQEESIENFILELKSNSPILAKIDSIRIRKITKKQEYKSFEIIDSSTSKNKTTIISPDISICEECIKDINDINNLRYNYSLTNCTNCGPRYSIIETIPYDRCNTSMKEFKLCQNCQEEYENPANRRYHAQPVSCEVCGPNVTLYNKNNIVISNNIEAIKKTAELLDKGYIIAIKGLGGFHLMCDATNDNIVNKLRVVKNRPMKPYALMFNNINTIKRYTKINIIEEQILTSKERPIVLVNKKENTIISKFVAPNVNKLGCFIAYTPLHYLLFRYINKPLVATSANLKDEPIIRTKEEITDKLEDVIDFVLDYNREIINTCDDSIIQNVRKYNIKLRNARGYAPTSIKLKKELQKKILSLGANQKSTISIAFKNNLILSPHIGDLNSIESSEYFERTINTFKRFYDFEPDVIICDKHPNYESTKFAMKIKEKNPNIKLVQVQHHYAHILSVMAQENIEKEVLGFAFDGTGYGDDGNIWGGEVLLSSRKEFKRVKHIKYFRLIGGEIAVKEPKRVALSLLFDTFSLDEVFAMDIPTVKAFKDTEIKMFYTMWQKGLNSPLCSSIGRLFDAISSFADILQVQTYEGETGLQIEQNYDKSIISSYTYEIFEEEIDLRPMIKEIINEKDKKLICTKFINTLVNLILEISNIYKNFPVVLSGGVFQNKLLLEILLDEFEKEGREFYFNIDIPSNDGGISIGQIYHQFE
- a CDS encoding DUF3010 family protein, which encodes MNICGIELKSNNLILVILNDKKYQDNKIKKIIFEDDEKQENIRKFCNEFLDFLQKNQIEKIYIKKRAKKGSFSGGAVTFKMEGLIQLNPICSVDLISTQTISSFEKKNQIVFPKELKKYQEQAFLTALCISN
- a CDS encoding CBS domain-containing protein; the protein is MLVENLMKKDVTTIKPYATLKEALQLMKEKNLKVLVVEKNSPSDAYGIITNTQILKAIVAEDGDIDLLNVYDLYKKPAFSVSSKIDVKYAAKIMIEHNIKRVVVTDNNELEGVLSITDLTNYLMTWVE
- a CDS encoding DUF1538 domain-containing protein → MHELIKQFRYTLVESAVNLIPILLIIIGFQLFVFQSLPQDVISICIGFIIVIVGVTFFLMGLEIGIFPLGNNLSSEFLERKSILLFALFGFSLGFSASIAEPAIIAVASQAGEITQGALNPLTLRIIIAISVGLITAFGIIRTIIGWNIAVIIIIGYLIVLIVTYFTPTAIIGLAYDSGGVATNVATVPLIVALGVGIASALQGRSVLKDGFGFVALAAITPMISIQLYGIFALGSDFGSETIEFISNVEDEAHYDKGFTLFGIVIDLFKTFLNLVPIIATILIFQYLVIKKPLANLSGVIFGFIFLIIGLYGFIVGIKLGLFPIGESIANNLVQMNNVFFIYLFAFLIGFGTTMAEPALIAVIKQADKMSSIRLNVTIIRLLVAIGVGSGILFGAYKIVNGYNIWLLITILYSIVVILTIFAPKQIVAFAFDLGGVTTSEITVPIVTAFGIFLASNIEGRNVLMDGFGLIAFASVFPMITVMTYSIIINLINSIKAT
- a CDS encoding universal stress protein, with product MKKDKVLVLSDLREFTEIVAKKAIFLADKYNKELNVLHVEDESFLKFFKEKTEGSLEKSKSILKDIYKDKADVYCECGDFIEIVKKHIKIHNISTVIAGFKRERTFFEDIFNGSNLSSIIRKLDIPVLVVKTEEKPEYKNILIPTDLSKSSKKNIEYLVNLFPEANFHIEHYYKTFFEDRVKLYGFDEDEIHDFVDFYATEAEHDLNKFINNLDIPKDIKLFTKAKKFIDIKTMVDESIEYKTIDLLSLSVGSSLSIFSFDLLEHSTKDVIIYKILEDDIV